The following coding sequences lie in one Aspergillus puulaauensis MK2 DNA, chromosome 3, nearly complete sequence genomic window:
- the ADE3 gene encoding C-1-tetrahydrofolate synthase (COG:H;~EggNog:ENOG410PFGE;~InterPro:IPR020628,IPR020867,IPR020631,IPR000672, IPR027417,IPR036291,IPR000559,IPR020630;~PFAM:PF02882,PF01268,PF00763;~go_function: GO:0003824 - catalytic activity [Evidence IEA];~go_function: GO:0004329 - formate-tetrahydrofolate ligase activity [Evidence IEA];~go_function: GO:0004488 - methylenetetrahydrofolate dehydrogenase (NADP+) activity [Evidence IEA];~go_function: GO:0005524 - ATP binding [Evidence IEA];~go_process: GO:0055114 - oxidation-reduction process [Evidence IEA]), with protein MPYPPAHSATLPRCAARANSFGLPPWVQRRYFSSRPYPSPNSSFFPSSQQCFGRPGLSIKPRRIPFLARPSSGNLKNFPVLLCQTRPFSSTDVAMAAEKIDGTQIAKDIRAGLKDEIQKIQGINPRFKPSLVIFQVGDRSDSSTYVRMKLRAAEEANILCKIVNFPESITQAEILQEISQANNDPSVHGILVQLPLPQHLSEHAVTSAVADEKDVDGFGAINIGELAKRGGHPLFVPCTPKAVMALLKASGVDPAGKEAVVLGRSDIVGSPVSYLLKNADATVTVCHSKTPDIAGTLKNADILVAAIGKTEFVKGEWLKPGVVVIDVGINYKPDSTKKSGQRLVGDVDFDSASQVASKITPVPGGVGPMTVAMLLENVVSSAKAYFEKQKERHITPLPIKLATPVPSDIAISRSQYPKAITQVASEIGIAPHELEPYGHTKGKVSLGLLNRLSHRRNGRYVLVCGITPTPLGEGKSTTTLGLSQALGAHLNRVAFANVRQPSQGPTFGIKGGAAGGGYSQVIPMDEFNLHLTGDIHAITAANNLLAAAIETRMFHEATQKDAALYKRLVPEKKGQREFKSIMFKRLKKLGITKTDPNELTEDEINRFARLDIDPSTITWRRVLDVNDRHLRGITVGQAPTEKGLTRETGFDISVASECMAILALSSDLEDMRERLGRMVVATSKRGEPVTCDDIGAGGALAALMKDAIKPNLMQSLEGTPVLVHAGPFANISIGASSVLADRVALKLAGTEPEEDHEAKTGFVVTEAGFDFTMGGERFFNIKCRSSGLSPDTVVIVATVRALKVHGGGPEISPGAALHEVYRTENTEILRKGCVNLKKHIENARQYGVPVVVAINRFETDTEAEIAIIREEAISAGAEEAVSANHWAEGGAGAVDLAKAVIIASSKPKDFKLLYDLEGSIQERIERIGKAMYGADKVEFSELAQKKVDTYTTQGFSNLPICIAKTQYSLSHDPALKGAPTGFTVPIRDVRLAVGGGYLYALAADIQTIPGLPTAPGYLNVDIDAETGEIDGLF; from the exons ATGCCATATCCCCCCGCCCATTCGGCGACCCTACCCCGCTGCGCTGCTCGCGCAAACAGCTTTGGTCTCCCTCCGTGGGTTCAGCGTCGGTATTTCTCCTCACGCCCATATCCCTCCCCCaattcttccttctttccatcctctCAACAGTGCTTTGGTCGACCGGGACTCTCTATTAAGCCTCGTCGGATACCGTTCCTTGCCCGACCCTCCTCGGGAAACCTCAAAAACTTTCCCGTTTTACTGTGTCAGACCCGACCATTTTCGAGCACCGACGTTGCGATGGCAGCCGAAAAGATCGATGGCACGCAGATCGCGAAGGATATCCGCGCGGGGTTGAAGGATGAAATTCAGAAGATCCAGGGTATCAACCCAAGATTCAAGCCCAGCCTGGTGATCTTTCAAG TGGGGGACAGGTCCGATTCGA GTACTTATGTGCGCATGAAGTTGAGGGCTGCTGAAGAA GCAAACATCCTCTGCAAAATTGTCAATTTCCCCGAGTCTATTACACAAGCAGAAATTCTTCAGGAGATCAGCCAAGCCAACAATGACCCATCTGTACATGGCATCCTTGTCCAATTACCGCTGCCTCAACACCTTTCTGAGCACGCAGTCACCTCCGCTGTGGCTGACGAAAAGGATGTCGATGGATTCGGAGCAATCAACATTGGCGAACTCGCCAAACGAGGCGGCCACCCCCTCTTCGTTCCCTGCACGCCCAAGGCTGTGATGGCTCTTCTCAAGGCTAGCGGTGTCGACCCAGCAGGCAAGGAAGCAGTTGTCCTCGGCCGAAGTGACATTGTTGGGAGCCCTGTCAGCTACCTCCTCAAGAACGCTGACGCAACTGTGACTGTGTGCCATTCGAAAACCCCCGACATTGCCGGCACTCTGAAGAATGCGGATATTCTTGTCGCGGCAATTGGAAAGACCGAATTTGTCAAGGGCGAATGGTTGAAGCcaggtgttgttgttattgacGTCGGTATTAACTACAAGCCTGATTCTACTAAAAAGTCAGGCCAGCGTCTGGTCGGAGATGTCGACTTCGACTCTGCTTCGCAGGTGGCTTCAAAAATCACACCAGTTCCCGGTGGTGTTGGTCCCATGACAGTGGCTATGCTGTTGGAGAACGTCGTCTCATCGGCAAAAGCGTACTTTGAGAAACAGAAAGAGAGACATATAACCCCGCTCCCGATCAAATTGGCTACGCCCGTACCGTCAGACATTGCCATCTCCCGCTCACAATACCCCAAAGCTATTACACAAGTTGCCTCTGAGATTGGCATTGCACCCCACGAACTGGAGCCGTACGGTCATACAAAGGGCAAGGTGAGCCTTGGACTTCTCAACCGGTTAAGTCACCGCCGCAATGGCCGATATGTTTTGGTCTGTGGTATCACTCCTACCCCACTTGGTGAGGGAAAGTCTACGACTACACTGGGTTTGAGTCAGGCCCTAGGCGCACATCTCAACCGCGTCGCCTTTGCCAACGTTCGTCAGCCCAGTCAGGGCCCCACGTTTGGTATCAAGGGTGGAGCCGCCGGTGGAGGATACAGTCAGGTTATTCCTATGGACGAGTTTAACCTGCACTTGACAGGTGATATTCACGCAatcaccgccgccaacaaTTTGCTTGCCGCTGCCATTGAGACACGCATGTTCCATGAGGCTACCCAGAAGGATGCTGCTCTTTACAAGCGCCTTGTCCCCGAGAAGAAGGGCCAGCGCGAGTTTAAGTCTATCATGTTCAAACgactgaagaagctgggaaTCACTAAGACTGACCCCAACGAACTTACTGAGGATGAAATTAACCGATTTGCCCGTCTTGACATCGACCCCTCAACCATCACCTGGCGCCGTGTTTTGGATGTCAATGACCGACACCTGCGTGGAATTACCGTTGGCCAGGCGCCGACAGAGAAGGGACTTACGCGCGAAACTGGATTTGACATTTCTGTTGCCAGTGAGTGTATGGCCATCCTCGCCTTGAGTAGTGACCTTGAGGATATGCGGGAGAGACTTGGCCGCATGGTTGTTGCTACGTCAAAGCGGGGAGAGCCGGTCACTTGCGACGACATCGGTGCGGGAGGTGCCCTTGCAGCACTGATGAAGGACGCGATTAAGCCCAACCTAATGCAGAGTTTGGAGGGTACACCTGTTCTAGTCCACGCCGGTCCCTTCGCCAACATCAGTATCGGAGCCAGTTCAGTGCTGGCCGATCGGGTAGCGCTCAAGCTCGCTGGTACCGAACCCGAGGAGGACCACGAGGCCAAGACCGGTTTCGTCGTAACGGAGGCTGGTTTCGATTTTACCATGGGAGGAGagcgcttcttcaacatcaagtGCCGATCCTCCGGCCTCTCCCCGGACACTGTCGTTATTGTCGCGACCGTACGTGCCTTGAAGGTTCATGGCGGCGGTCCTGAGATTAGCCCGGGAGCTGCTCTTCACGAGGTTTACCGCACAGAAAATACCGAAATTCTCCGCAAGGGTTGCGTTAACCTGAAGAAACACATTGAGAATGCCCGGCAATATGGAGTCCCAGTCGTTGTGGCCATCAACCGCTTCGAGACGGACACAGAGGCCGAGATCGCAATTATCCGCGAAGAAGCCATTTCGGCTGGTGCCGAGGAAGCCGTTTCCGCCAACCACTGGGCCGAGggcggagctggtgctgtcgaCCTAGCCAAGGCTGTCATAATTGCTAGCTCCAAACCCAAGGACTTTAAGCTCCTGTACGATCTGGAAGGCAGCATCCAGGAGCGTATCGAGCGCATCGGCAAGGCGATGTACGGTGCGGACAAGGTCGAGTTCAGCGAGCTGGCGCAGAAGAAGGTCGACACATACACCACCCAAGGCTTCTCCAACCTCCCCATCTGTATCGCCAAAACCCAGTACTCCCTGAGTCACGATCCGGCGCTCAAGGGAGCTCCGACTGGATTTACTGTCCCCATCCGCGACGTGCGGTTGGCCGTGGGCGGTGGATATCT GTACGCGCTCGCGGCGGACATTCAGACGATCCCCGGGTTGCCGACAGCTCCTGGATACTTGAATGTGGATATTGACGCCGAGACCGGGGAGATCGATGGACTCTTCTAG
- a CDS encoding SRPBCC domain-containing protein (COG:S;~EggNog:ENOG410PT6J;~InterPro:IPR019587,IPR023393;~PFAM:PF10604), with protein MSNPGNHPDTPNIPTSSAVLRIQSSILIDAPIQDVWNALTDTSTYPKWNRFVPRVTVRKQPEEDSNTDDAVLRNGTKFTFHVNMYPEKSDSPEPDASGLQDTFLQVIEIETPTTTTTTKTGSAGKGGRIVWASDPDAGGLVSSLLTAERVHEVSEVEDGNGKMVTEVRNWESQVGYLAYAVKWMFEGRLRGNFRAWEEGLKGFVESEARNVGK; from the coding sequence atGTCCAACCCAGGCAACCACCCAGACACCCCCAACATccccacctcctccgccgtcctccgcatccaaagctccatcctcatcgacgCGCCCATCCAAGATGTCTGGAATGCACTCACAGACACATCAACCTACCCAAAGTGGAACCGGTTCGTGCCACGGGTGACAGTGCGCAAGCAGCCGGAGGAGGACTCGAATACCGACGATGCGGTCCTAAGAAACGGGACAAAATTCACCTTCCACGTTAACATGTACCCGGAGAAAAGTGACTCCCCGGAGCCTGATGCATCTGGGTTACAGGATACATTTCTCCAGGTTATTGAAATCGAAAcgccaacgacgacgacaacaacaaagacTGGCAGTGCAGGTAAAGGGGGCAGGATTGTCTGGGCGAGTGATCCCGATGCCGGCGGGCTGGTTTCCTCGCTTCTCACTGCTGAGCGCGTGCATGAGGTTtctgaggttgaggatggaAATGGCAAGATGGTGACGGAGGTGCGCAATTGGGAGAGCCAGGTGGGGTATCTTGCTTATGCAGTGAAGTGGATGTTTGAGGGGCGGTTGAGGGGGAATTTCAgggcttgggaggaggggttgaaggggttTGTGGAGAGTGAGGCGAGGAATGTCGGGAAATAG
- a CDS encoding uncharacterized protein (COG:S;~EggNog:ENOG410PKP8;~TransMembrane:7 (o6-24i36-55o79-102i114-144o156-180i192-213o233-253i)): MYVLPVSIVFISVATIVVALRLFTRIHLLNSPGWDDWCLLVAMITDYAFFGVLIAEHEYGLGTPETMLPADTYRNQLKMLWVSVPLHNLTLQLTKISMIILYMRLFPTKIYRMILITVLVVFIGATIYMVIGTFLVCVPVHVFWDTENDDRCSQRAAVWFVNAGLQITSDFIIVILPMPLLVRLRIPFRQKICLMMIFALGLFVCATSIARLYSLVSLVKTGGRDYSRHNGLVAIWSFVEANVALVCASLPTFRQLILHVFPRLLPSSARKNYSRRSEKGLQDPGWTWGPFTGPSNYSADVSVSADQDSASHCEDGIQVVRELRWETGSVASGSENAERENKAERGEPVRIPTPTIQFE, from the exons ATGTATGTCCTTCCTGTCTCGATAGTATTCATCTCAGTGGCCACCATAGTGGTGGCCCTGAGGCTTTTCACGCGCATTCATCTGCTTAATTCTCCGGGCTGGGACGATTGGTGTCTTCTGGTTGCCATG ATAACGGACTATGCATTCTTCGGCGTTTTGATAGCTG AGCATGAATATGGCCTAGGGACGCCGGAGACGATGCTTCCAGCTGACACATATCGGAATCAACTCAAG ATGTTATGGGTCTCTGTTCCCTTACACAACCTGACACTCCAGCTCACGAAGATTTCGATGATCATTCTATACATGCGCCTTTTCCCGACCAAAATCTACCGCATGATATTGATAACCGTACTGGTAGTGTTCATCGGTGCTACGATATACATGGTCATTGGCACCTTTCTCGTATGCGTCCCGGTCCATGTGTTTTGGGACACGGAAAACGACGATAGATGCAGCCAGCGCGCGGCAGTGTGGTTTGTTAATGCTGGCCTACAAATTACGAGCGATtttatcatcgtcatcctaCCTATGCCCTTGCTTGTCAGGTTGCGGATCCCTTTCAGACAGAAGATCTGCCTGATGATGATCTTTGCCCTTGGTTTATT TGTGTGTGCTACGAGCATAGCTCGTTTATATTCTCTGGTCAGTCTTGTAAAAACTGGGGGAAGAGATTACAGCC GCCATAATGGCCTCGTTGCAATATGGTCATTCGTTGAAGCCAATGTCGCCCTCGTCTGCGCCAGTCTGCCGACATTCAGACAACTCATCCTACACGTCTTCCCCCGCCTCCTGCCCTCAAGTGCTCGCAAAAATTACAGCCGCCGTTCGGAGAAAGGGTTACAAGACCCAGGGTGGACTTGGGGTCCATTCACAGGCCCGTCCAATTACTCTGCGGATGTTTCTGTAAGTGCGGACCAGGACTCAGCTTCGCACTGTGAGGATGGCATCCAGGTTGTGAGAGAGTTACGGTGGGAGACGGGTTCGGTTGCTAGTGGGAGCGAGAATGCAGAGCGGGAGAATAAGGCTGAACGAGGAGAGCCTGTTCGTATTCCGACTCCCACTATCCAATTTGAATAG
- a CDS encoding uncharacterized protein (COG:S;~EggNog:ENOG410PZ6K) produces the protein MWQPFPKFYIVRPDAKQVPLIPLDELPSWLQIGFLDWNDPNLYMFMIPATTSIVPREGEYDVICQYCLNSVDNTLHRSASESGNDAGSSICATHNHQMATKSPSAADIAALVPQTVDNHKKISGLSYIPGSDKVIPSPTAYPGPLLQQPPFHSVLQRPIVGMCLIRVVQFMWGLVPTLTSQPPLTNGVPTEEEHEGHLEEHDENEAGEEDPLLPPLDTNVTGPFQPNPTAVEPAALTSALLRLRRQRESSGFELREPDEEGQQSQHSHQSQQGLPGPQGPQGPQGPQGPRGPIRLPCPPSASGPSGPASEQSDDEVPARMLDPDGNPSDLDLWIAGVPSLSGYDSVRLQQTVDSMLAGAYHRGLQDREAAKKRVLGIHHANAQLLSDYSPSPLSNQQTLESTGISSDTPGSKYDDEETDVPDPQNLKPPLDEPDDDGNVSEDSKKQQDSADEDDNDSQISNDAGNPRDPKDPEDPQDPPNPQNSSNNDDSQEPHDSPTQQDYGHDESNQKDSEGSHSAPDSHACGGDSVLRDTPTPQPSKSSQSRSNYRLTPHLAPRPSRGTTPRGHGSGRLAPAPPAPPPRSRTNSGTQRGDTSKSRTPFQKNVPGTAAGEDKGVDSPDISGALAPSNRNSQKPSPGSNPKANTQKTSVTSRIKGDPTQSQEDAQSGRVSRQGHITKSVRFDLPSENDEIKVGEQLKRPVLTRRNCGGIEKAKS, from the coding sequence ATGTGGCAGCCATTTCCCAAGTTCTACATTGTTCGACCAGACGCCAAACAAGTACCCTTAATTCCTCTCGACGAACTGCCGTCGTGGCTCCAGATCGGTTTCCTCGACTGGAATGACCCGAACCTGTACATGTTCATGATTccagccaccaccagcatCGTACCTCGTGAAGGGGAGTACGATGTTATTTGCCAATATTGTCTAAACAGCGTTGACAACACTCTTCACAGAAGTGCATCAGAGTCCGGTAACGACGCCGGATCTTCAATCTGTGCAACGCACAATCACCAGATGGCAACCAAATCCCCCAGTGCTGCCGACATTGCGGCCCTTGTCCCGCAGACTGTCGATAACCATAAGAAAATTTCTGGCCTTTCTTATATACCTGGGTCCGACAAAGTTATCCCCAGTCCCACGGCGTATCCTGGCCCTCTTCTGCAACAACCGCCTTTCCATTCAGTTCTTCAACGTCCTATTGTTGGCATGTGTCTTATAAGGGTTGTGCAGTTTATGTGGGGACTCGTGCCAACCTTGACTTCGCAGCCGCCTTTGACCAACGGTGTACCTACAGAGGAGGAGCATGAGGGGCATTTGGAGGAACACGACGAGAATGaggctggggaagaagacccACTGCTTCCACCCCTTGATACCAATGTAACAGGGCCTTTCCAGCCAAACCCGACTGCGGTGGAGCCAGCGGCGCTTACCAGTGCATTGTTAAGGTTACGTCGACAACGCGAGTCATCAGGATTTGAGCTCCGCGAgcctgatgaagaaggtcagCAGTCTCAGCACAGtcaccaaagccaacaaGGTCTGCCAGGGCCTCAAGGGCCTCAAGGACCTCAAGGACCTCAAGGACCCCGTGGCCCCATACGTCTGCCATGTCCTCCATCTGCCAGCGGTCCATCCGGCCCAGCGTCAGAGCAaagtgatgatgaagtccCCGCCAGGATGCTAGATCCGGATGGCAATCCCTCGGACCTGGATTTGTGGATAGCTGGGGTACCCTCCCTGAGTGGCTATGATTCGGTTCGTCTACAACAGACAGTGGACTCTATGTTAGCCGGCGCGTACCACAGGGGATTACAGGATAGGGAAGCTGCTAAAAAGCGAGTTCTCGGCATCCACCACGCAAACGCTCAGCTACTGTCTGATTATTCCCCGTCCCCTTTGTCAAACCAGCAGACTCTGGAAAGCACTGGAATATCATCGGACACGCCTGGCTCGAaatatgatgatgaggagacAGATGTACCCGATCCTCAGAATTTGAAACCTCCATTAGATGAGccagatgatgatggaaatGTCTCTGAGGATTCTAAAAAACAGCAGGACTCTGCAGATGAGGACGATAATGACTCGCAAATTTCGAACGACGCGGGAAATCCACGAGACCCTAAAGACCCCGAAGACCCCCAGGACCCTCCTAACCCTCAAAATTCTTCAAACAACGATGATTCTCAAGAGCCACATGATTCGCCGACTCAACAGGATTATGGTCATGATGAATCAAACCAGAAAGATTCAGAAGGATCTCACAGTGCACCAGATTCTCATGCTTGTGGAGGCGACTCGGTTTTGCGAGATACACCAACTCCACAACCAAGCAAGTCTAGTCAAAGCCGGAGTAATTACCGTCTGACACCACATCTTGCCCCGAGACCCTCCCGAGGTACAACTCCTCGTGGACACGGATCCGGTCGTTTAGCTCCTGCGCcgccagctcctccgccgAGGAGTCGAACAAACTCGGGAACTCAAAGGGGCGACACTTCGAAATCGAGGACTCCGTTTCAGAAAAATGTACCAGGTACTGCTGCGGGTGAAGATAAAGGTGTGGACAGTCCCGATATCAGTGGTGCCCTCGCACCTTCCAATCGAAACAGTCAAAAGCCTTCGCCAGGATCAAACCCAAAAGCGAATACCCAAAAGACATCCGTAACCAGTCGGATCAAGGGCGACCCAACACAATCCCAGGAAGACGCCCAATCCGGCAGAGTGTCGCGTCAAGGACATATAACGAAATCAGTCCGTTTTGATCTTCCTTCAGAAAATGACGAGATCAAGGTTGGGGAGCAGCTGAAAAGGCCGGTTTTGACACGAAGGAATTGTGGGGGTATTGAGAAGGCAAAATCATAG
- the IDP1 gene encoding NADP-dependent isocitrate dehydrogenase (COG:C;~EggNog:ENOG410PFHR;~InterPro:IPR019818,IPR024084,IPR004790;~PFAM:PF00180;~go_function: GO:0000287 - magnesium ion binding [Evidence IEA];~go_function: GO:0004450 - isocitrate dehydrogenase (NADP+) activity [Evidence IEA];~go_function: GO:0016616 - oxidoreductase activity, acting on the CH-OH group of donors, NAD or NADP as acceptor [Evidence IEA];~go_function: GO:0051287 - NAD binding [Evidence IEA];~go_process: GO:0006102 - isocitrate metabolic process [Evidence IEA];~go_process: GO:0055114 - oxidation-reduction process [Evidence IEA]) produces MSSVRFTSALARRSLNSPLSCAAPPCSSALRSFSSASYSARSSYSPSSSASPSTARALASSSARISHPAATRALYRIQSRTMATEGPKIKVKNPVVELDGDEMTRIIWKEIREKLILPFLDVDLKYYDLGIEYRDQTDDKVTVDSAEAIKKYGVGVKCATITPDEARVEEFKLKKMWLSPNGTIRNILGGTVFREPIVIPRIPRLVPGWTKPIIIGRHAFGDQYRATDRVIPGPGKLELVYTPEGGQPESVKVYDFQGGGIAQTQYNTDESISGFAHASFKLAIAKSLPLYMSTKNTILKKYDGRFKDIFQEIFDTTYKKEFDAKGIWYEHRLIDDMVAQMIKSEGGFIMALKNYDGDVQSDIVAQGFGSLGLMTSTLITPDGETFEAEAAHGTVTRHYREHQKGRETSTNPIASIFAWTRGLVQRGTLDGTPDVVKFAEELELACIDVVNEEGIMTKDLALACGRKEREAWVTTREYMAAVERRLRSNLKSRL; encoded by the exons ATGTCGTCGGTTCGGTTCACTTCCGCATTGGCTCGCCGCTCCCTCAACTCCCCTCTCTCCTGCGCTGCCCCTCCTTGTTCCTCCGCTCTTCGCTCAttctcctctgcctcttaTTCTGCCCGATCTTCTtattctccctcttcttctgcttcccccTCTACCGCTCGCGCTCTTGCCTCGTCCTCTGCCCGCATCTCCCACCCCGCAGCTACTCGTGCTCTGTACCGCATCCAATCCCGCACCATGGCGACCGAAGGACCCAAGATCAAGGTTAAGAACCCCGTCGTGGAGTTGGACGGTGATGAG ATGACCCGCATTATCTGGAAAGAAATCAGAGAAAAG TTGATCTTACC CTTCCTTGACGTCGATCTCAAGTACTACGACCTG GGCATTGAGTACCGTGACCAGACCGATGACAAGGTCACCGTCGACTCCGCTGAGGCCATCAAGAAGTATGGCGTCGGTGTCAAGTGCGCCACCATCACTCCTGATGAGGCCCGTGTCGAGGAGttcaagctgaagaaga TGTGGCTCTCTCCCAACGGCACTATCCGTAACATCCT CGGTGGTACCGTCTTCCGTGAGCCCATCGTCATTCCTCGCATCCCCCGTCTCGTTCCCGGCTGGACCAAGCCTATCATCATCGGCCGTCACGCCTTCGGTGACCAGTACCGTGCCACCGACCGTGTGATCCCCGGTCCCGGCAAGCTTGAGCTTGTCTACACCCCCGAGGGTGGTCAGCCCGAGTCCGTCAAGGTCTACGACTTCCAGGGCGGCGGTATTGCCCAGACTCAGTACAACACCGACGAGTCGATCAGTGGCTTCGCCCACGCCAGTTTCAAGCTCGCTATCGCCAAGAGCCTCCCTCTGTACATGAGCACCAAGAACACCATCCTGAAGAAGTACGATGGTCGCTTCAAGGATATCTTCCAGGAGATCTTCGACACCACCTACAAGAAGGAATTCGATGCCAAGGGTATCTGGTATGAGCACCGTCTCATTGACGACATGGTCGCCCAGATGATCAAGAGCGAGGGTGGCTTCATCATGGCTCTTAAGA ACTACGACGGTGACGTCCAGTCCGATATTGTTGCCCAGGGCTTCGGCTCCCTCGGTTTGATGACCTCGACTCTCATTACTCCTGACGGCGAGACCTTCGAGGCTGAGGCCGCCCACGGCACCGTCACCCGCCACTACCGCGAGCACCAGAAGGGCCGCGAGACCTCTACAAACCCCATTGCTTCCATTTTCGCCTGGACTCGTGGTCTTGTCCAGCGTGGTACGCTCGATGGGACCCCCGATGTCGTTAAGTTCGccgaggagctcgagctcgCCTGTATCGACGTCGTCAACGAGGAGGGCATCATGACCAAGGATCTTGCTCTTGCTTGCGGCCGCAAGGAGCGTGAGGCGTGGGTCACCACCCGCGAGTACATGGCTGCTGTCGAGCGCAGACTCCGTTCCAACCTGAAGTCCCGCCTGTAA